The nucleotide window GATAACAAACAATTACTGCTTTAAACTCTAGTTAGTAAATAAGCATGGATCTGTGATTAACTTTTTGTTTCCAGCACTTCACACTTGAATAGCTGATAATAAGCAGTGTGTGTATCAGCTTGGCTCTGCCGTTCTGGTTAAGCAGCTTTAAAAAGTGTTTACTGGTTTGCATAACAGTATTGAGGAGTTGGAGAAGGGTGAGGCCATTTGTTTACTTCTTTCTATAGCTGAGATCATTTTGTGATGCTAATGATGAATGACTGTCAATGAgtttaattttcaaatgcaCCCCAAATCTATTAACATAAGCAgtttatttacagattttttttcccacagcagGTTTAGAAATGCATAGCTGTCCAGGAATATCTTCTTATTCCATGTTTAGAGTATGTAGGTTCTTTATAACATTCTGGGTGCCCGATGCCCTCTTACTGCTGCACATGAGTGATCCCTACAGCCCAAAACccatagctttttttttccccctatgcAAAGCTGGGTGCAAAACAAGTGTCCAAAATAGatgaaatctcagctttcatgCCCTGTAAGTCTTACACTGTTTTTTACCCCTCAGCAAGATGGAGACATGAAATGGAAACCACAGACCTAATGCTCCACACATATACATTGTgttaaaacaaaagcattttcctgGTCAAAATCACAgggattgttttccttttcatgtcTTCCATGCTGGTGTGAGTAATCTGTAATGTGTCATGATGTAACAATAGGAAAAAGTCAAATGGATATATCAAATCTCTTTAATAAATATGCTTGGGAAAGCCAGACTTCATTGCATCTATGTGTGAGAATGTCATTTCACTCATTGTGCTGGAGCTAGTTTGGTGCTGTAATTGAGGTGGTTTCAgctttcagtaaaataaaattgaaagctgatctttttttgaggaaataaaCTCAGATATTTCATTCCTTTCTCACGAACCCCTGTCAGCCAATGTATTTTTATGTAACTGTAAAAGGGATGTAGAAGGAGGACATGACTGCTTAGGATGTGAGAAAGACAACTCCAAATGAGTGGGTTTGGGACTAGTGAGATGTTTGTCTCTGGCTGGAGTTACAGAATGCTGTAGCTTCAAACTTTTGTCTATATTCacatttttgctgctgaaaaaataCCATTAAGCTCTCCttatttcacatttaaaaatcattctgttttaCAGCTGATGGTAGCACATACTTACACATTTGCCTGTGTAAATATAAGATTGTTATCAGTATCTTGCAAAAGAGTAAAGTGAATcacaccaaaaaccaaaccaagcatTGTAGGGACCTTATAAAATTTGTTGTTGTGTAAGGATTCAAGTGGAATACGTTGGAATATATTCCAACATGCAGGATAAAAGAAAGTGGTGGATTGAGGGCTGCTTAGTTCAGGTTCCCCTATATTGTGCAGTTTCTCCCTCAAATATTAAATCTGGCCTAgtgttttaaaaagtattaGAAAGTAGGAGATCAATATAATTTTGGTAATTTGACACCCAGGGAAAGTAGAAATAAATAGTTACATCAATTGTTACACAGTCAGAAATAtctgaatgcatttttattgGTTTGTGGCATTTATggtgcccagcccagagcagcacactgGCAATCATTGCTGATGGTGCCTTGATCCTCAGAGGTGCTTCCAGGGTCTAAATCCAAACTGGAGCTCCTTGGAGCTCTGtcagtccctgctcctgcccaggaaAAACAGGAGTGGTTATGTTCAGCACAGGGATCTGATCATGAAAGGGCTGGTGGAGAAATACTGCATTCCTGGTAAGTCTTGGGATCTCCCTTACATCTGGACCTCTGCCTTAACAGCTTGTATCTAAGGCTTCTATCTAAGCTCCAAAGAGGGATTAGGTCTAAATTTGGTATTTCTACAGTTACCTTGCATATTGGGGTAAATCTATTTGAAAGGATCATAAGAAAATTTGATTCCCTATCTATTTTCCAACTTGCAGCCACTGAGTGGCCAAGCCAGCCAGCCAGGGGATTCTGCAAGGGGCCAGATCTGTGTAGCAAAACATCAAATCTGCTCGTTATTTAGGATTTCATCAGTATTGATGCATTTATTCTAATCTTCTTATCTTGATATTTACCAAGGAAGACCtagttttgttttgctaaaTTAAAACCTCAAGGAACTGatgattttttccattttgccttCTTGCAGGAGCTGAGttgggaagctgcagagcatTAAGGTGATGTGCTCAATGCGTGGTGCCATCCTATGTGCACAAGGGCTGGTCTGAAACTCCTCAGTGGCCCCAGACGTTCTGACTCCCACGGTGGAAGGGGTGCAATCTCGGACACTCCCGTGCCTACACAATAACCAAAAATGAAGGAGCAGCATTGTttgcaggctgctctgctgtgcctgggggtgCTGTGCTACAGCCAGGCGCTGGGCACCGAGAGGCTCAGCCAGGCCAGGCCCTCGCTGCACGGGCACCTCGAGAAGGGCAAGGAGGGACAAGTCCTGCACCGCTCCAAGAGAGGCTGGGTGTGGAACCAGTTCTTTGTTATAGAGGAGTACACGGGGCCAGATCCTGTGCTGGTGGGAAGGGTAAGGAAGAATTCCTTTTTCAGCTATTGATTAATATTCTAaatttttatgaattttcttaattttaaataattttattaatattattaatttttagggggttttgtagattctgtttgtttgttttgcttttgcctttgtGCTGTATAAgctgcttcttccttttctggtaGCTCAGTTTAGGTGTGAAGCAAAATACTACCTTggtcaataaaaatatttccattgaCCTCAGCAGTCCTTGAATGAAGGTGTGCAGGCTGTTACTCAGTGAAACAGCAAGAACACCAACTTGAGCAAAATTACGTCTCAAGAATATAATTCTCAGGTCTTtaaaaacagcaattaaaattttattgtaTAACCCAGCAgctcagtaaaataaatatctttttatcctctcattttcaaattatcagtaaaattaaatatattgagGGCTATGTATAGAGGGAAGTAAATATCTGTGTACATGTATGTATGTACACACATCCTGGActgtttttttattctgctaCTATCTAACACAagtaaaatatatacaaataaataaaccagTATATTTGCCAGTTTCTAAATGGGAAGCAGAACAGTGTTGACTTAACCCCAGCACAAAAAGAGTAGAGAAAAAGGATCAATGTGAGCAAATACCATGCTGGTATTCTGGTGTAAAATGGTGCAATTTGTAGCTGTCAATATAAAATCAATAAATCTGTAATTTGGCTCAATGTTTCCCTCTTTCATCAAACTGAAGTGTGCACTGGTTCTGGCATGATAATGTTTAGGAGGCATTTGTGGCTTCTTTTATATTAGAGAGGGTGTAATTAAAAACTAGTTGGCAGTCACAGAAcccccagaatcccaggatcactgaggttggaaaagtccccccagcccatggagtcccagctgtgcccatccccaccctgtgcccagagctctgagtgccacctgcagcccttcctgggacacctccagggatgggcactgcaaacctccctgggcagttccaatccctgagctccctttccatggggaaattcctgctggttccaccctgagcctgccctgcccagcctgaggctgttccctctcctcctgtccctgttccctggctgtcccctcctgtcaggagttgtgcagagccacaagggcccctgagcctccttttctccaggctgagcccctgcccagctccctcagcccctcctggagctccagccccttcccagctccattccctgccctgcacacgctccagcccctccagggctcttGTCCTGAATTGAAACTGGACACAGCcctcgaggtgtggcctcagcagtgccagcacaggggacagtcactgccctgctcctgctggccacattgTACTTGCTACAAGACAGGGTCCCCTTGGCCTTCTTgcacccctgggcacagctgggctcacTCATTTATCACCTCACTCATCCCATTTGTCGTTTAACAGCTTTTTACATGCAACCCAGTAGAACATGATTCACTGACGTGTGCAAAATCATTGTAAAAATTACTCCTCCCACCAACTTCATGTGAATAAAGCATCTGCTATAAGTATCTTCTCGTGCATTCTCTTCCTTAAATctgaaatttggggtttggcaGCACCCTGCATTTGGCAGAAGGCATGTCTGGACTGGCACTGCCTGGATGCAGGGTACACGTGGTCACAGCATGTTCCTGAGTGTGGATTATTGCCTGTGGAAGCCACAGTTGAAAACTGTGAAATGATAGTGATTTCCTGCACTTCTTTGTTTCATTAAGTACATCCAGGAAATGTGTGCTCCCTTGTTAAGGTGTGTCTGTTTCTCCTTTTGTAGCTTCATTCAGATATTGATTCTGGAGATGGAAACATTAAATACATTCTCTCAGGTGAAGGAGCGGGAATCATTTTTGTTATTGATGACAAATCAGGGAACATCCATGCAACCAAGACACTGGATCGGGAGGAGCGAGCTCAGTACACCCTGACAGCTCAGGCTGTGGACAGGAACACCAACAGACCTCTGGAACCCCCTTCTGAATTCATTGTCAAAGTTCAAGACATAAATGACAACCCGCCCGAGTTCCTCCATGAAAACTACCATGCCAATGTGCCCGAGAGATCAAATGTAGGTGAGTACTCAGAAAGGCACTGCCCttgtgcaaggtgctgcactgTCAGGACGTCTCGGCATTGTTTCATTCTTATTGGcaaggatttggggaaggaaatTTTACTTGGTGTTCAGCCAGTGATTGACCTGATGTATTTAATCTGCTGCCCAAATCaaaccctgcacagctcctAACTGGGCGATGTTCCTAGAGCAGAACTATTTTTCCTCCTAGAAAGGAGCATAAGAGTCCCCTGGAATTTATGGAGTGTGAATCCTCTGGGGTAAACACGAAGATCATTCCTTTGGCAGAGCTGTGTAATAAAGCTGGGAAGTTACTGCCTCCCCATCTATTCCATTTTCATCTCCTGTTTGAGCTTGTGTCCATCTCAGAGATTTCTATAGGAGTGATTTGTCTGAAACTTACTGAGAAAAATGTAAAGGAAAACTATTGTTTGGCTGTCTAGCAACAAAAGCAATATAAGGCTTAAACTACTGAGGGGGAAAAACCATAACGGTGCAGAGTGACTGCTGACTTTTATATCTTCTCTGGTTACAACATTAATCCACATCACAGCTGGTGACATCTTTTTTGATCATACGAGTACATTTTGTCATATAGAAATTGTCAAGTAATTTTGATTTCCATTTATCAAACGtggaaataagaaattttaGGAATAGCTGTTGTGTGACTGAAAGCATCTCTGCACAGTCCTTCCAGACATGTTCACCTCTGACTCTCCCTCCTGTGTTTGCTCTCCATTTTTAGGGACATCAGTTATTCAGGTAACAGCTTCAGATGCTGATGACCCTACCTATGGAAACAGTGCCAAACTGGTTTACAGTATCCTTGAAGGCCAGCCCTACTTCTCAGTGGAGGCTCAAACAGGTATTATTAAACAGCTTCTTTGAGTGGCACCTCATGGCCAGAGGTGAGCTGAATGTGCTGACTGGGTGCAGCTGCTGATGTGTCTGAGCAAagcttcctgctctgctgcagcctggtcTCCTGGCATTTGCTGGAGCTGCTACACCACAAagttgctgctgtttctgtgtgttctgTATGCTGTGATGATTGAaaggctgtttctgtgctcaccTGTAATTCTCCAGGCCTGTCCTCTGTGTGGAATATTAAGGCTGCTTTCCTCGCAGCGATGCTCAGGGGGGGCAGAACTCCCCCATCACTGCAAATATTGCTGTGTTTGATGcactgtgagagcagcagccaggtttTCATTAaagctgtgtgtgccacctTCCCTTGTGCCTGCAGGAATCATCAGGACTGCCCTCCCCAACATGGACAGAGAAGCCAAGGAGGAGTACCACGTGGTGATACAGGCCAAGGACATGGGAGGACACATGGGAGGCCTCTCAGGGACAACCAAAGTGACAATTACGCTCACAGATGTCAATGACAACCCACCAAAGTTCCCACAGAGTGAGTCCCAACACAATCCTTCTTGCATCTCCCACCAGGACCCACGTTTGTGAAGTATCAGATACACCCAAGGCTTGAGGAGGATTGGATTACTGCAGCACACATGAATAAAGAAGTCTTAGTCACTCATTTTTTGCTGGTAACACATGGAACTTTAGTGTCTGGATTATTTGCCTTGTGTTGCAAAGTGAGTCACTTTTAGGACCAGGATTAAATTGCAAAGATTTCTGTCCCTACACTTCATTTTTGAACATACTGGTCCATGCTGTATAATTTATATgaccatatatatatatatatattcatatatatatttatatatatatttatatatatatatatataaatattcttCAAGACTCCCAGTTACCGTGgcaaaacaaactaaaattagcacaattacatttttaaattgttaaagTGTATTATTGGAGGTCAAATACAGCAATTTTTTATACCTGAGCAATTTGCTTTTCACATATAAAATTAATCAGGGTTGACATTACCAGACTCAGCCTTCACAGCTGGGTGTAAATTCACTAAAGGACCCACATGTCTGTTCTGCAGCTCATCTCTGCatgggttttgggttttttgagtgCAGTGCAGACTCCATCTCAGCCCACTGTgtttctgctctgagcagcacttCTGACCCTGACACATCCTGGCCATGGCCATTCCTCCAACAGCTTTCACAGCTCTTCTTCCaatgctgcagctccctggctccTCATTCAAGAGCTGAATGTAAAAATCTGTGTCACCATTATCTACCTGTCAAAATTATTAAATCCTaaaaaatcaggttttacaTGCCTTACAAACAAGCCTTTCACTCCACATCATAACCTGGGACACCAGGATACAATATTTTGTTAACTCCATCAAATGATGGAATTTTCTCCACGAATTCAAGTCCCTCTACTGAGTGTTTTGcaagaacattttaaattatcagAAATGCCCAAAAGCAGTTCCTCTACTTAATCATTCACCCCTAGGTTAAATCTGAATTTGGAATGCTTTGTAACTCAAAACCAATGTTTAGCTGTCAGTATAAAGAACAAATAACTgatatttctattattatttcccttcccttcccttcccttcccttcccttcccttcccttcccttcccttcccttcccttcccttcccttcccttcccttcccttcccttcccttcccttcccttcccttcccttcccttcccttcccttcccttcccttcccttcccttcccttcccttcccttacccttcccttcccttcccttcccttcccttcccttcccttcccttcccttcccttcccttccctgaaacttcccttcccttcccttccctgaaacttcccttccctgaaacttcccttcccttcccttccctgaaacttcccttcccttccctgaaacttccctgaaacttccctgaaacttcccttcccttcccttcccttccctgaaacttcccttcccttcccttccctgaaacttcccttcccttcccttcccttcccttcccttcccttcccttcccttcccttcccttcccttcccttcccttcccttcccttcccttcccttcccttcccttcccttcccttcccttcccttcccttcccttcccttcccttcccttcccttcccttcccttcccttcccttcccttcccttcccttcccttcccttcccttcccttcccttcccttcccttcccttcccttcccttccctttttttctaaTGTTCATTGCTCAAGCTGTTAGTAAGTTAAATGCTTAAATTTTGGGTTCTTTGGGACTGGATTTAATGACCTATTTCAGTGACATGTGGCAATTGTTTTTATGGGTAATGAGCCATGTCCCTGTCTGGTGTAAGTCTTCTGATGCTCCTAAGGGTGCCCATGGAGCAAAAAAGAGCAATTACAAAGGGGAGtaaattagattattttattttatcatcctttttttttgtccctccCCAGTTTATTCCTGCTGATGATGTGGCAGAAAATGCTGACATAGATTTATATATTTAGGATCAGGTCATGTTATCTGAACGCTGAAGGGGGTTGGGAAAGTTCTGGAATCAATAGTGCCTAAAGGACAACTGTTGGAGACAGATTTTTCCAGGAGCAGTGTTGCTGTCCTCTGGTGTCCCTGAATACTCAGGGAAACACCTCAGGGATGTTTGGGGATGGTTTTCCTACTGGAGCTTGTTTTGGAAAAACCATTTTTTGCTTGGCATGAAATCACATACAAATTGGTACATATTCTCTGTGGTGTGAATTTTTAATAATCATTGCTGCTCTACATTCACAATCCAAATTCGGCCATAGAGAGCAGCAGATTTATACTTtagccagcacagcaggcaggatTTATCCAATTCACTGCATATTATTTATGGATCTTGAATGAATGGGCAGAGATGAGCAGCAGAGGTGAAGGTTTTACAATGCACCATGTGAGAGAGagttttccttctatttttgAAATAACATCTCTGCTATTGATGGTTACCTCGATGCCACAACAATTTCTGCATTCTGAGTGATTCATTGTCCTTTTAAGCCTCTCCCTGGGCAGAGGGGTAGCAGGGAAGAGGTTGTGTCCTATACATTATCCATGTGGGTTAAGGTTTCACAGCTGATTTGCTGCTCAAGGCTCTttagaacagaacagagcagaacagaacagaacagaacagaacagaacagaacagaacagaacagaacacaaTATTCCTTTGGGATgtgaaaacaccaaaaatcGCTGTGGTTAACTGGAACTCCCAAGTTGAAAGAGTGAACACCCAGGTGGGAGCAGCCTGCTCACTCGGGGCACGTGCCTGTTGTCCTGttctcctgcccaggtgtgtACCAGATGTCGGTGTCGGAAGCGGCTGTGCCGGGAGAGGAAGTGGGGAGAGTGAAGGCCAAAGATCCTGACATTGGGGAGAATGGCTTGGTGGCTTACAGCATCATCGATGGGGATGGCATGGACATGTTTGAAATCACCACGGACTACGAGACTCAGGAAGGGGTTGTGAAGCTTAAGAAGGTGAGTGATGCCTACTGCTATGTAGTGTTTGTTGCTGACAGAATATTTGGTAGTAATGGATTATCACCTAAGCTAAAATATTAGTAAATGCAATTTTCACTTAATTAATTTCTCAAGGTGTGATTAACTCTTAATATTCCATTTCCCCATTAGCTGAATtggaatggaagaaaataacCAAGAAGAGTTACATAAATACTGTACAGTGGATTAATTGCACAAACTAAATGaattcataaataaaaagtCACGGTAAAATACGATGCCATCAGCTTCATTGTTAATGAAGTTTTGCCTAGTGCTGATAAGTAGCAGACATTCACTGTTGCTTTATGTTCAGTCTGAAAAGCCTCATGACCTATAGTTTGAATTCTTCAGCTGTGCATTGTCCACAATAGTGTTCTGAAGGAGTCACAGGCtatgggaaaagcagcagaaggggTTTCACACATAGCCTGTCTGCAGGAGCTTTGAAAGCgttatcaaattaattttaaattgcaaattACAGAACATAAATCTTATTACTATGGAAGCATTTTGCCCCTTGTATCTTTAGAGCTATTTATCTCTCTTGGAGATAATCAGAACTCAAAGGAGAAGGCCTGGGCAACTTCTggtcagccctgccctgccctttgGGGCAGTCCCTCAGGAAGGATCTCTGCTCAAAACTGCCCTCATTAGATTTCTGTCTCTGTTCTAGAGGTGGGAGTGGATTTTtgtctattttaaaatgtgggTGAGCTGTCACTCCACCCAGTCTCTGGTGTTAACATACTTTGTGAATTGTGGTTGGCACCTGCGTGATCATTTTGAGGTGCAACCCTGCAGCCACTTCATGCCAATCCAGGCACAGAGGCACTGTGGCTTTGATCAGGCTCCCAAGGGACATTATTCCACCTGCCCTTTGGAAAGTGTTATGAGTTCTGTGGTTGGAGAGAACTGCAGGAATGAAAGCACTGCAAACCATCTTTGTATTTTCCCCACTACCTAAACAATATAATTATCTGTGTGCTATCTCATGGTGCACCCAGGAGCACTTCAAACTACATCCACATGGAATGCCTTCCAACCTGGATAAAGCCAGGCCTCTTGTGggagcccctttcccttcccttgcacttctgtgctgcctggagGGCTGCATGGAGACAAGGTTAATTTTCCCAGTACAGATGATTTCCTCAGCAATACAGCAAGCAAGAGCAAGACCAAGACTCTGTGGTGATATTTTGAGTGCCTTCCTATGCTGCTCCATACATAGAATGTAGCTCCTTCCATTTGAGtctttatgtttttaaatacaCACATTTCAGTCCAAGCTTGTTGACAGATGCTCACATTTGTTTGATGTCATTGAACACTAgggtgctgcctgctgctctgacagccTGGTTTCCCAGACTCTGGAACGCACTTGTCTTCTTGTTTCCCACAGACCTTAGATTATGAAACCAAAAAGTCCTACAGCCTGAAGGTGGAGGCAGCCAATGTCCACATTGACCCTAAGTTCATCAGCAACGGGCCCTTCAaggacacagtgacagtgaaaaTAGCAGTTGAAGATGCTGATGAGCCACCAGTGTTTTTGAAGCCAAGTTACATTTTTGAAGTACAGGAAAATGCAGCATCTGGTACTGTGGTTGGAAAAGTACATGCCAAAGACCCTGATGCTGCCAACAGTGCTATAAGGTTTGCTGCATTTCCTGTTTCCTTCTAACCATTAGCTTTTGGAATTGCTAGGTGCTAGCTAGTGCAGCAGATCTACAGACACCCAGAATATTGAAACTTTAGCCATCCAGCATTGTTTTTGGGCCTTTGTTCCATAAAAAGCCAGTTTCTCAAAGCCTGTATCATACTTTTGGTTTGTCTAATTAAAATATACTTAAGGGCATCTTTGGTAGACTCTATTCTAAACTAAATTTTCCACAAATATCTCATACTGTTATCACAGCATGTTTTGCTCAAAATATCAAAGTCTGCAATGTAGATTAGGCTGGGTAATTGTTAAGTGTTAATTGTTAAAGACAAGCCCACACAGACCCCTGCTTTCTGTAGTTGTGTTGGA belongs to Oenanthe melanoleuca isolate GR-GAL-2019-014 chromosome 11, OMel1.0, whole genome shotgun sequence and includes:
- the CDH11 gene encoding cadherin-11, yielding MKEQHCLQAALLCLGVLCYSQALGTERLSQARPSLHGHLEKGKEGQVLHRSKRGWVWNQFFVIEEYTGPDPVLVGRLHSDIDSGDGNIKYILSGEGAGIIFVIDDKSGNIHATKTLDREERAQYTLTAQAVDRNTNRPLEPPSEFIVKVQDINDNPPEFLHENYHANVPERSNVGTSVIQVTASDADDPTYGNSAKLVYSILEGQPYFSVEAQTGIIRTALPNMDREAKEEYHVVIQAKDMGGHMGGLSGTTKVTITLTDVNDNPPKFPQSVYQMSVSEAAVPGEEVGRVKAKDPDIGENGLVAYSIIDGDGMDMFEITTDYETQEGVVKLKKTLDYETKKSYSLKVEAANVHIDPKFISNGPFKDTVTVKIAVEDADEPPVFLKPSYIFEVQENAASGTVVGKVHAKDPDAANSAIRYSIDRHTDLERYFVINAEDGNIKTIKTLDREEMAWHNISVFAVEVHKQHQEAKVPVAIKVVDVNDNAPKFAAAYEAFVCENARSNQQFITISADDKDDSANGPRFIFSLPPEIIHNPNFTLRDNRDNTASVLVRREGFSRQKQDLYLLPIVISDGGVPPLSSTNTLSIRVCGCDGSGSLLSCNAEAYVLNAGLSTGALVAILACIVILLVIVVLFVTLKRQKKEPLIVFEEEDVRENIITYDDEGGGEEDTEAFDIATLQNPDGINGFMPRKDIKPEYQYLPRPGLRPAPNSVDVDDFINTRIQEADNDPTAPPYDSIQIYGYEGRGSVAGSLSSLESATTDSDLDYDYLQNWGPRFKKLADLYGSKDTFDDDS